CATCTGTGTTAGATGTAAATGTACTTGTAGCATAATTTTCCATCTTAAATacagatatataaatatatacaggTAAGGATATTATTTAGCTGAACTTGAGGGCTAAGGCAATGAACAACTAAAGCAAGTGACGCATCTCTCAAACTGAACAATTTTACCCCCGATAGCACTCACAGAACGTAGCACCTAATAAAAGAGGGGCGTGGGACTAGAACATAAGAGTGGAGAAGGGGTAAAATGTAAGGTCCAACCAGTACCTAATTTTCTACAATTTTATGGTTACAGTGTAAATTCTGcctctttttcatttttcctatttttctGGCAGAAAGAAAATGCAATGCATATTTATGTTATTGCGTTTAATATGAATACATATCATATATGTTATATTAAGTGCAATTTTAGCAGAAGTGCTTTAATAGAAGGCAACGTTGTACCTCAAACACTTGCAAAAGGCGATTATGACAGTATACGATCCTCATCAAATTGCTATAAAGGCCAAAATCAAATGAAGTGGGTCACTTTGTAACTTAGCTATCAAAAGCAAAGATGACGActgagaagagaagagaaaagaaaagaaaaaaaagaagtatcATCAGTTAGGTGATTCACTCATTCAGTGAAGTGGTAGGTAGTAGTTAATCATCCAAATTAACTACATTTATACTAcagatattatatttattaacttctTTAGTAAAGGGTATCAATCATATAGCACTGCTATAGCAACTGAGATCGATGTAGTAAAAGGACTAAACTATAAGCAAGTGAGCTCTTTACTTGTCACTATCACTTACTTAAGTAACCAGTTTGCTTTGTGTATGCTTTAAATCCAAGCaaaattatgatattaattgattgattacAGACTAAACCCACTGCGCTACTCATGGAAGCAGTTTGCTTAGCCTTGAGTTCACTGACTAATTGAAATGCTCACTGCAACTTCATCACTCGTTACATTTTTACATTACAATCTGAGAAAGCTTCAACAAGTTGTTAAAGACCGAGAAATATTTTCAGCTAGCTTTAATTAGTGTTTAAGTGTGGAGTGTAGAAGGAAaagatcttttattttcttcccttcttctgttcttttatcttttctaagTTCTTTTGTCTTCTcttaatgaagaaaaagaaaaggagttCTTGCTTTCACAGTAGTcaatcatttatatatttggaaAACCAAATTGGGTCAAATTCAGCGATTAACAGGTTAAGTATTTGTGGAAAACAAGagagttaaatttatttatgcaGTCTGTTAGGCCAATACctaataatttctttctttctgtattaaaaataaatttcaataaaaggCATCAACTTAAAGTCCTACTTCGATAGGACTCGTTGGATCAGTTTTCATGGAGTCTTATTCTAACTAAAACTGGAGTAAAgtgaaaatcatttttttattattattaagaagtGATAACTTAATAAAGGTACATATACTCACAAagttttttattgtaatttaatCTTCCTTAATGGAAGCAATATAAAAGTAACAAATGcactattttaattaatataattaattgataaaaatatgtcaaattaaatatacatgttaagaaaagagataaacataactttaaaatattaagttgagaaaaaaatagactTAAGTTTACATCtattttaacttaataaaggaagtatttttatattaagacGTAGCgactaattttaaataaaaaattattgcatttaattactttacataaatattttatttaattttaaacaattaatattatattttttttttataatattactatatgaagataaattttcttaaaaattataaatattataatttaactaGCCTAAGTTggtacttaaattttttataattgcaTAGAGAGCGTATATAGATAGATGCTTCTATACTTGGTTATTCATTTGCTCATCTAAATTGAAATATCAGTGTCTTAACGATggttttttaattcattaaaaaaataaaaagagaaaagaaagtattaaatattaaaaacataatcGGTCAGTCGATGgattattgaaataaatataactaatctgttaatataattataaaaaataaataaaaaccaaactaattaattagtagattagtcaactttattattttggttcaattggtttgattcttttattataattttttgctTATTCCCTAAAATATATGTGACTTTGTTATTGTTCAAATATAAAGTATTTAATGTATATATGGCTCATCTAACGTTGAATGCAATACACCAATAATAATTAAGTCATTAGTCTTTAGTTAATTTATCATCCAACAAATAATGCTAAAGAAGAATTGAAGTTtcaataaaacaataaaatctcCACCATAATATCTTGTCTGtatgtttgtttttgtttctgtAAATGATTATATCCTCTAAGTGCACGCTCTCTATAATTGAACTAATTATATACAGAAACAATAAtctcttttaactaattacaGAAAGATAATTACTTAACTTCCCAAGCTCTATCTTATCTCTTTGGACTGAGAACAAGTGGAGTAAACTCAGCCAAAATAATCCACGAGGTGCTTAAACATAGGGAAAATGGAAAAGGATGGAGATAATGTGTGTGATTCATGGAGTAAatgatagaaagaaagaaaaagaagggagAGAAAGGGTTAATCTTAATGACAAAATTGACAATTATAGTAATGTGGTTGCATAATATTTGTGTGGAAAAGCAACTTGAACCAACCGACAGACAAGGAGAAGCATGGGTTAGTTTTCTTGGCTTGGAATTGAAGGGATATGAATAGGTATGGCAGTTAGAaccactctctctctctctccctctctctaaTCTCCTTTCTTTCACTCCCCTCACTCTCTCTTACACTACACACACAAATATTACACACCTCCGTTTGTTTGTTTTGACAGGCGGCGCCACCACCACAAAGTCGTAGAAAAAGTCTCTAAACCTCTTACCATCCCACCACTTGTCACCACACTCCTTATCAACTCTTATTCActtccttctctctctctgtcaTCCACAAAAACACAACCATTACTATTTCTAAAAACTAGGACTAGTGCTCCTCTTCACCATACAACCCTACAACAACTTTCACTACAAGAACACCCCATCTTCTCTTCCATTCCTAATTTACCCTAACTTCATTTCTTCCTCCcccccctctctctctctctctctctctctctctctctctctctctttccatTTTATTTTCCCCCTTTATTTGTATATGGCTTTGATTGTCGATCAACAACCAAACTTCAAGCACTTTTGTAAAATTTGCAAGAAAGGGTTTGGTTGTGGTAGAGCTCTAGGAGGGCATATGAGGGCTCATGGAATTGGTGATGAAAATTGTCAAATGGACGACGAAGATCCTGCAAGCGATTGGGAAGATAAATTAGGAGGGAATGTGCCTCCTAGCAATAAACGTATGTATGCATTAAGAACAAATCCTAATCGATTAAAGAGTTGCCGTGTTTGTGAAAATTGTGGCAAGGAATTCTTGTCGTGGAAAtcttttcttgaacatggCAAATGCAGCTCCGAGGATGCTGAGTCGCTCGTCTCTTCTCCAGAATCCGATGGTGAGGATGGCACGCAAAGGAGAGGTTGCGGTTggtctaaaagaaaaagatcacTAAGAGCTAAAGTGGGTAATTTTAACTCACATTGCCCTTCTAGCGAAGAAGAAGATCTCGCCAATTGCCTTATGATGTTATCTAATGCAACAGTTGATCCTTTTGTTGCCGAACCAGAGGAGTCATGTGCTTCGGCTAGTAAAGACGAGGAGCGAAGAAATCCCATGAATTTTATGGCTCCTATAGCTTATAGGGCAGCACCAGTTGACAAGGCTAAAGGGGTTGCTAAGGGAATGTTCGAATGCAAAGCATGCAAGAAAGTTTTTAATTCCCATCAAGCGTTAGGTGGACATAGAGCCAGTCACAAGAAGGTTAAAGGGTGTTTCGCAGCTCGGCTCGATCAAGGACTAGATGATAGTCTAGCTGATGAAGATGTTATTACACATGAAGAGTTCTTTCCAACTAAGTCATCCTCAACATTCCAATTCGATCACGGTTCCAATCCTCCATTAGCTTCTACatcaaaaaggaaatcaaagGTACATGAATGCTCGATATGTCACCGTGTGTTTTCATCTGGCCAAGCATTAGGTGGCCACAAAAGGTGTCATTGGATTACGTCAAATTCACCAGATACATCTTCTTTGGCTAAGTTTCATCAGTTTCAAGATCACATAGAGCAAATTCAACAAAGACCCAAGTTTACCAATACTTCTGAGACACTTGATCTTTCGCTCGACCTCAACCTTCCTGCCCCGGCTGATCATCGTGATCATAACGGAGTCAAGCGGGATCCCCCCGCAAACCAGCCTAGCTTTAAAGTGTCTacagagatttatttaaaaacttgGGTAGGTGTTGAAGCAAAAGAGAAGGATAACAATCACCAGCAGCACCAAAATGAGGATGATAACAAAGATaacaacaataacaataattgtAATGGTTCAATGCAGAATGTGGAAGATGAAGCAGACAGTAAGGTGAAGTTAGCAAAGCTTAGTGAACTAAAAGACATGAACATGAATGGAAGTTCATCTCCATGGTTGCAGGTAGGAATTGGTTCAACAACTGATGTTGGTGCTGACTCGTAAAATTTTTTGCGAGGGGATCGGGGCcttctcaaatttttttcttcttttgaatattttttctcttttttgtcCATTTTTGTATTTCTAAACTGTAATTACAGACTGGACAGAATCATGAGTATAATTTTACACCATCAATTTACTTTTTCCTCTTTGGTGGATACTCATAAAGTCCAATGTTTCCTTTAATACAGGAGAATAGATACTTCCGAATAAACACATATGGCATATACTTCACCGAGTACTGGGAGtatatagtattatttttgatGTCTAGTGTGATTTTGGTAAGAATCTTACGTCCACTTCCCTCTTCTTTCTGTGGCTATCATTTCAACTAGAGTAAAGCTAGTAGACTGATATCTCACGCTTGTGAATTGTGATTAAGCAAGAAGGTAGAGTTCATAAATTAAAACGATGGCGACTGGCTGCCTGGGCAGTTGAGGATCTTAATATACAGTTACCATGggtttaaatattcataaatagttTTGTTTTTTCGAGGTTGCATGGGAACCTCATTGCAAAACTAAAGTGGTTGGTCGCTTTCAATGAGCGGCCGTATCAGAATTGCAAAAATTGTCAGTAATATTATAGTAGTCTGGAAAAGAGAATTGCCACTGATACACTGCTGCAACCTTTGTTTTGAGAAAACTTTTGCATACTGTAAGTACGTACTACATTGGTAGGTGGATGTttgaagtatatttattaatttaaatataaaatatttaaatacaaaattaactttaatttattatatatatatatattttatgttagtAGAAATTAgccaattttttaaaaatacacgTGCTATCCATATTACAGTCTTTTAGTAATTGATATGGTTGATgtttaacaaa
The Ricinus communis isolate WT05 ecotype wild-type chromosome 1, ASM1957865v1, whole genome shotgun sequence DNA segment above includes these coding regions:
- the LOC8265845 gene encoding zinc finger protein ZAT1, which gives rise to MALIVDQQPNFKHFCKICKKGFGCGRALGGHMRAHGIGDENCQMDDEDPASDWEDKLGGNVPPSNKRMYALRTNPNRLKSCRVCENCGKEFLSWKSFLEHGKCSSEDAESLVSSPESDGEDGTQRRGCGWSKRKRSLRAKVGNFNSHCPSSEEEDLANCLMMLSNATVDPFVAEPEESCASASKDEERRNPMNFMAPIAYRAAPVDKAKGVAKGMFECKACKKVFNSHQALGGHRASHKKVKGCFAARLDQGLDDSLADEDVITHEEFFPTKSSSTFQFDHGSNPPLASTSKRKSKVHECSICHRVFSSGQALGGHKRCHWITSNSPDTSSLAKFHQFQDHIEQIQQRPKFTNTSETLDLSLDLNLPAPADHRDHNGVKRDPPANQPSFKVSTEIYLKTWVGVEAKEKDNNHQQHQNEDDNKDNNNNNNCNGSMQNVEDEADSKVKLAKLSELKDMNMNGSSSPWLQVGIGSTTDVGADS